A genomic segment from Spongiibacter sp. IMCC21906 encodes:
- a CDS encoding ANTAR domain-containing response regulator — protein sequence MLLIDIDDNRANKLEPIVTWAGMEMLNHRESEEDIYGVMEKLHPEIILIDTNSTKRDALEHLAQRNLQGPHTVITLGKKKSEGINRLATEAGISLYAIDIVPHSLLQALIDITISYFHSIDCLRAEVSALQPMVQDREYLNKARQFIMSNYGLAEEQAQDLLMKNANQQKRNIAELAKQLIETGSFA from the coding sequence GTGCTACTGATAGACATTGACGATAATCGAGCCAATAAACTCGAACCCATTGTGACGTGGGCTGGCATGGAAATGCTCAACCACCGAGAGAGTGAAGAAGATATCTACGGTGTTATGGAAAAACTTCACCCAGAAATTATTTTAATAGACACCAACTCTACTAAACGCGATGCATTAGAGCACTTAGCCCAGCGCAATTTGCAAGGCCCCCACACCGTTATCACCCTAGGCAAAAAAAAATCCGAAGGCATTAACCGCCTGGCCACCGAAGCGGGCATCAGTCTTTACGCAATAGATATTGTTCCTCACAGCCTGCTGCAAGCACTCATCGACATCACCATCAGCTACTTTCACAGCATTGATTGCCTACGCGCAGAAGTCTCTGCCCTGCAACCCATGGTCCAAGATCGGGAATACCTGAACAAAGCCCGGCAATTTATTATGAGTAATTACGGTTTAGCAGAAGAGCAAGCCCAAGACCTGCTGATGAAAAACGCCAACCAACAAAAGCGTAATATCGCTGAACTGGCCAAGCAACTTATCGAGACAGGGTCTTTCGCTTAA
- a CDS encoding tRNA-(ms[2]io[6]A)-hydroxylase, translating to MSAVDISEILEFLPCATPDAWVEAALAHPEEILIDHANCEKKAAGTALNLMFRYVDKLELLNKMSKLAREELRHFEQVLAIMKKRGIAYRHVSSARYANGLREVARHSEPGKLVDILVCGALIEARSCERFSRIAPELDDELRRFYESLLKSESRHFKDYLALAQRYSDEPIDDRIAAFKAREQELILSPDDVCRFHSGPLAA from the coding sequence ATGTCAGCGGTTGATATCAGTGAAATACTCGAGTTTTTGCCTTGTGCCACCCCGGATGCCTGGGTAGAAGCCGCCTTGGCGCACCCTGAAGAAATTCTGATCGATCATGCCAATTGCGAGAAAAAAGCTGCTGGCACTGCGCTTAACCTGATGTTTCGCTACGTGGACAAGCTAGAGCTGCTCAATAAAATGTCCAAGCTAGCCAGAGAAGAGCTGCGACATTTTGAGCAAGTGTTGGCCATTATGAAAAAACGCGGCATTGCCTACCGCCATGTTTCATCCGCCCGTTATGCCAATGGCTTGCGGGAAGTTGCCCGTCATAGTGAGCCCGGTAAACTGGTCGATATTCTGGTGTGTGGCGCACTGATTGAAGCCAGAAGTTGCGAGCGCTTTTCGCGTATTGCCCCCGAGCTGGACGATGAGTTACGGCGCTTTTACGAATCGCTGCTCAAATCAGAGAGCCGCCATTTCAAAGATTATCTGGCATTGGCGCAACGCTATTCAGATGAGCCTATTGATGACCGCATAGCCGCGTTTAAAGCCCGGGAACAGGAACTGATTTTGTCACCCGATGATGTCTGCCGCTTTCACAGTGGGCCATTGGCGGCTTAA
- a CDS encoding DUF1289 domain-containing protein yields MVELLRRVPTPCIGVCSTGIGDNVCRGCKRFCHEVIDWNGYTPQQKQIIDQRLDRLLIQVMTTKLHIVNAELLAWQLNVQSVRFPQHKDPYIWLFQLLRAGAGQISEPRKYGFVVDTAWRDQSLLELREAIDKEFFELSHAYYDRYFNRYMQGEG; encoded by the coding sequence TTGGTTGAGCTGCTGCGCCGTGTTCCCACTCCCTGCATTGGCGTTTGCTCCACAGGCATTGGCGATAATGTCTGCCGGGGTTGTAAACGGTTTTGCCATGAAGTGATCGACTGGAACGGCTACACCCCTCAGCAAAAGCAGATTATTGACCAGCGTCTGGATCGTTTGCTGATTCAGGTTATGACGACCAAGCTGCATATCGTCAATGCTGAACTGCTGGCCTGGCAGTTAAATGTGCAGAGCGTGCGCTTTCCCCAACACAAAGACCCTTATATCTGGTTGTTTCAACTGCTGCGAGCTGGGGCCGGGCAAATCAGCGAGCCTCGGAAATATGGCTTTGTTGTGGATACCGCTTGGCGGGACCAGAGCTTGTTAGAACTACGAGAGGCCATTGATAAAGAGTTTTTTGAGTTGTCTCATGCTTACTATGATCGCTACTTTAATCGCTATATGCAGGGCGAAGGATAA